A window from Drosophila miranda strain MSH22 chromosome Y unlocalized genomic scaffold, D.miranda_PacBio2.1 Contig_Y2_pilon, whole genome shotgun sequence encodes these proteins:
- the LOC117193031 gene encoding epimerase family protein SDR39U1-like, translating to MIESIWLPFKLGVGGPLGTGQQIMPWIHMLDLCSLIQHIIEKCESGVFNGVAREIAFASALNRPCIFNVPEFVVQAIFGKERSALLLSGAKIQPKKALASGFQFKYPTAKAACTQLVGK from the exons ATGATTGAGTCAATCTGGTTGCCCTTCAAGCTGGGCGTTGGCGGTCCCCTAGGCACTGGCCAGCAGATCATGCCTTGGATACACATGCTGGACCTTTGCAGTCTTATACAGCACATCATAGAGAAGTGTGAGTCGGGCGTGTTCAATGGCGTTGCTCGAGAGATA GCCTTTGCCAGCGCACTGAACCGACCCTGCATCTTCAATGTGCCCGAGTTTGTGGTACAGGCGATCTTTGGCAAGGAACGTTCGGCCCTCCTATTAAGCGGTGCGAAAATCCAGCCTAAGAAGGCTCTGGCCTCTGGTTTTCAGTTCAAATATCCCACGGCCAAGGCTGCCTGTACGCAGTTGGTGGGAAAGTGA
- the LOC117193679 gene encoding epimerase family protein SDR39U1-like, producing the protein MFTQHYSLILLSGGGTGFIGKNLSKHFSLKGYDVTVIARMPGPKRITWHELEKNGIPNSVNSVVNVTGQNVLDSSRRWTPGFQQNVWNSRINSSKALANALTAAPQVTSFVNLCGVSAYPPSATKIYTEDDKVDGFDYMSRLCLAWEEAAHA; encoded by the coding sequence atgtttacccaacactaCTCGCTTATTCTGCTGTCAGGTGGCGGCACGGGCTTCATTGGCAAGAACCTGTCGAAGCACTTCTCCCTTAAGGGCTATGATGTGACGGTAATCGCCCGCATGCCCGGGCCCAAGCGCATCACCTGGCACGAGCTGGAGAAGAACGGCATACCGAACAGTGTGAACTCCGTGGTCAATGTCACTGGCCAGAATGTATTAGATTCGTCACGCCGCTGGACGCCCGGCTTCCAGCAGAACGTGTGGAACTCTCGCATCAACTCGTCCAAGGCTCTGGCCAATGCCCTGACCGCTGCCCCTCAGGTCACTTCCTTTGTGAATCTCTGCGGCGTGAGCGCTTACCCGCCATCCGCCACGAAGATCTACACAGAGGACGATAAGGTCGACGGCTTCGACTACATGTCCAGACTGTGCTTGGCTTGGGAGGAGGCGGCACATGCTTGA
- the LOC117194148 gene encoding general odorant-binding protein 67-like, producing MLSRTQLLLVVVGFCLNAAALGDVDCTKRPKFVDPKTCCPMPDFITAELKEKCKSFDMTPPPRPTDASGSFESKRRHHHPHPAPCLMECIFNETGISQNRRLDETKLESYINVVFADSTDLQNVATQAFATCAEKVADFEAKLSTERPRPSPPPGMPVCAHDAGHLMGCVFKNMMKNCPDSIRNDDQECTDLREFFINCKPPRGGPPFSSEKA from the exons ATGCTCTCCAGAACACAGCTTTTACTGGTCGTCGTCGGGTTCTGCCTG AACGCAGCTGCTTTAGGAGATGTGGACTGCACCAAGAGGCCCAAGTTTGTCGATCCGAAGACGTGCTGCCCCATGCCGGACTTCATCACTGCAGAGCTGAAGGAGAAGTGCAAGTCGTTCGACATGACACCCCCACCCAGGCCCACTGATGCCAGCGGCTCGTTCGAGAGCAAACGTCGTCACCACCATCCACATCCCGCACCG TGCCTGATGGAGTGCATCTTTAATGAGACGGGCATCTCTCAGAACCGGCGTCTGGACGAGACCAAGCTCGAGAGCTACATCAATGTGGTGTTCGCTGATAGCACGGATCTCCAAAATGTTGCCACGCAGGCGTTCGCCACCTGTGCCGAAAAGGTGGCCGATTTCGAGGCCAAGTTGAGTACCGAGCGTCCACGCCCATCTCCGCCACCGGGCATGCCCGTCTGCGCCCACGATGCCGGCCACCTGATGGGCTGTGTCTTCAAGAATATGATGAAAAACTGCCCCGACTCCATCAGGAACGACGACCAAGAGTGCACTGATTTGCGCGAATTCTTTATCAACTGCAAACCACCTCGCGGTGGTCCACCATTCTCATCCGAGAAGGCCTAG
- the LOC117193398 gene encoding putative uncharacterized protein DDB_G0294196 produces MAQIQLNGANVPSNGNSNIDENEPYQISDTDLDELDDECLLEEADLPGSANSLGRGPYERAWTTDATRALIHIRGPMEGNFTEGRQKRTALWLHCTRQLQRLGFRYSAAKVQKKWHNILITYNKNLTKKYVSGYVHWEFFEEMFKYLQGKKADMSQQSNPATQPQQPQVQPPIQQEQQQQQQQPQLQMQLQQPPSELAAFQTKPGTPKITLQMQPQLKEGQPYITPVDQVLLQDQMNLDSKSNDEFDEDSSNSLSEVRQPKLEYDADQAAEAERTNDSSQHLETTNGKMFEMTQPHVQPLTDDVWWRDYFERKLDLEREKIDLQRSLQREQVQIQKMSMVQQERIERMKIDAINSLTGTLQKLVEAKCRRA; encoded by the exons ATGGCTCAAATTCAATTGAATGGAGCCAATGTGCCAAGCAATGGAAATAGTAACATAGACGAAAATGAAC CCTACCAAATCAGCGACACCGACTTGGATGAGCTGGACGATGAGTGCCTGCTGGAGGAGGCTGATTTGCCGGGCAGCGCCAACAGCCTGGGACGTGGCCCGTACGAGCGTGCCTGGACCACAGATGCCACCCGCGCCCTAATCCACATACGCGGCCCCATGGAGGGAAACTTCACCGAGGGCAG GCAGAAGCGAACAGCCCTCTGGCTGCACTGCACACGCCAATTGCAGCGACTGGGATTCCGGTACAGTGCCGCCAAAGTGCAGAAGAAGTGGCACAACATCCTCATCACGTACAACAAGAATCTGACCAAGAAGTATGTGTCTGGCTACGTCCACTGGGAGTTCTTCGAGGAGATGTTCAAGTACTTGCAAGGCAAGAAGGCCGACATGTCCCAGCAGTCCAATCCGGCaacacagccacagcagccaCAGGTTCAACCACCAATCCagcaggaacagcagcagcagcaacagcaaccgcAGTTACaaatgcaactgcaacagccACCATCAGAGCTGGCAGCATTCCAGACAAAGCCCGGAACTCCAAAGATCACGCTGCAAATGCAGCCGCAGTTGAAGGAGGGACAGCCGTACATTACGCCGGTGGATCAGGTGCTGCTGCAGGATCAAATGAATTTGGACAGCAAGTCCAACGACGAGTTCGATGAGGACAGCAGCAATAGTCTCTCCGAGGTCCGTCAACCGAAGCTCGAGTACGATGCTGATCAGGCTGCCGAGGCGGAGCGCACCAACGACAGCAGCCAGCATCTGGAGACGACCAACGGAAAGATGTTCGAGATGACACAGCCGCATGTCCAGCCACTGACCGACGACGTCTGGTGGAGGGACTACTTCGAGCGCAAGCTCGACCTGGAGCGCGAGAAAATTGACCTGCAGCGGAGCCTGCAGCGGGAGCAGGTGCAGATCCAGAAGATGTCCATGGTGCAGCAGGAGCGCATCGAGCGGATGAAGATCGATGCCATAAACAGTCTGACGGGCACTCTGCAGAAGCTCGTGGAGGCCAAGTGCCGACGTGCTTAG